The following coding sequences are from one Kallotenue papyrolyticum window:
- a CDS encoding DUF2231 domain-containing protein, whose amino-acid sequence MRIVLHPFVAHFPIALLLLNLALTLAYLRRGDPFLERAAYGALVIGWWSAFAAVLTGTLELALAWPVQDDLLVWVNVHAVLGFALLWVYGQALLMRKRDARLLHGPRRRRYLSLLILGALLVLAGGWVGGYLVHHLAFGVRTS is encoded by the coding sequence GTGCGTATTGTGCTGCATCCGTTTGTGGCGCATTTTCCGATCGCGCTGCTGCTGCTCAATCTGGCGTTGACGCTGGCCTACCTGCGGCGCGGTGATCCGTTTCTGGAACGCGCCGCCTATGGCGCGCTGGTGATCGGCTGGTGGAGCGCGTTTGCCGCCGTGCTGACCGGTACGTTGGAGCTGGCGCTGGCCTGGCCGGTGCAGGACGATCTGCTGGTTTGGGTCAATGTGCACGCGGTGCTCGGCTTTGCGCTGCTGTGGGTCTATGGCCAAGCGCTGTTGATGCGTAAGCGCGATGCGCGGCTGTTGCATGGTCCGCGCCGCCGGCGCTATCTCAGCCTGCTGATCCTGGGCGCATTACTGGTGCTGGCCGGCGGTTGGGTTGGCGGCTACCTCGTACACCATCTCGCTTTCGGTGTCCGCACATCGTGA
- a CDS encoding sortase, giving the protein MLRRRRQALDDASLQLLSELIQAPVTEARLRPAALRSLPDRRRIVLAPYPLKTWVDRALTLGERGLLLIVLVVFGGWLLDGYVRDWWYLRTAPQPPLPAQAGTSARAIPVQPVAAAPRVELGRSLPVVDERWSRPRVEVDYLVPAQSYVPPLRPTPTPAPIQPVDLRPTQLTIPALGLDAPVVEVFLQNGVWQVADYAVGYHHGTGVAGHGNMVLAGHAGIRGAVFRNLEQLKPGDEVIVTAAGRQFRYRVRTAGSVWPNQVDVMYPTDQPQLTMMTCTNWDMQRWVVVADFEALLPASVATDGS; this is encoded by the coding sequence ATGCTCAGACGTCGTCGTCAGGCGCTCGATGACGCCAGTTTGCAATTGCTGAGCGAGTTGATCCAGGCGCCGGTTACCGAGGCGCGGCTGCGTCCGGCGGCACTGCGCTCGCTGCCGGATCGGCGGCGCATCGTGCTGGCGCCCTACCCGCTCAAAACCTGGGTTGATCGCGCTCTGACGCTAGGCGAGCGTGGCCTGCTGCTGATCGTGCTGGTGGTCTTTGGCGGCTGGCTGCTGGATGGCTACGTGCGTGATTGGTGGTATCTGCGCACCGCGCCGCAACCACCGCTGCCGGCCCAGGCGGGCACGTCCGCGCGCGCCATTCCGGTGCAGCCGGTGGCGGCCGCGCCGCGCGTCGAGCTGGGGCGCTCGCTGCCGGTGGTCGATGAGCGCTGGAGCCGGCCGCGGGTCGAGGTGGACTATCTGGTCCCGGCGCAAAGCTATGTGCCGCCCCTGCGGCCCACGCCGACGCCCGCGCCGATCCAGCCGGTCGATCTGCGTCCGACGCAGCTGACCATCCCGGCGCTGGGGCTAGACGCACCGGTGGTCGAGGTCTTTTTGCAGAACGGCGTCTGGCAGGTGGCCGACTATGCGGTGGGCTATCACCACGGCACCGGTGTCGCCGGGCATGGCAACATGGTGCTGGCCGGGCACGCCGGCATTCGCGGCGCGGTCTTTCGCAACCTGGAACAGCTCAAGCCGGGCGATGAGGTGATCGTCACGGCTGCGGGACGGCAATTTCGCTACCGTGTGCGCACGGCCGGCAGTGTCTGGCCCAACCAGGTGGATGTGATGTATCCCACCGACCAGCCCCAACTGACGATGATGACCTGCACCAACTGGGATATGCAGCGCTGGGTGGTCGTTGCCGATTTCGAAGCGCTGCTGCCCGCAAGCGTAGCGACCGACGGGAGCTAG
- a CDS encoding GDP-mannose 4,6-dehydratase has translation MPALHGPILITGGAGFIGVNLAERLLGDGQAVTIIDNLSRRGSEHNLAWLRARHGTRLRFVHGDIRSAELLDAVVPGHTVIYHLASQTAVTTSVRAPREDFEINALGTLNVLEAARRCSPPPIVVFASTNKVYGALEHLAIEEQATRYALRDLPTGIDETQPLDFHSPYGCSKGAADQYVRDYQRIYGLPTVVFRQSCIYGPRQMGVEDQGWVAWFVIAALTGRPITIYGTGKQVRDLLYIDDLVEALLLAVRHSAVTAGQIYNIGGGAANAISVWWELQPLLEAVLQQPLPTPRFEPWRPGDQPIFVADTRKALRDFGWQPRTAIADGLQRLVAWARAHRTLFDRLEAR, from the coding sequence ATGCCAGCCCTGCACGGGCCGATCCTGATCACCGGCGGCGCCGGGTTTATCGGCGTCAACCTAGCCGAACGCCTGCTCGGCGACGGGCAGGCTGTGACGATCATCGATAACCTGTCGCGGCGCGGCAGCGAGCACAACCTGGCCTGGCTCCGGGCGCGCCACGGAACGCGGCTGCGCTTCGTCCACGGCGATATCCGCAGCGCCGAGCTGCTCGACGCGGTCGTACCCGGCCATACCGTGATCTACCACCTGGCCTCGCAGACCGCCGTCACCACCTCGGTGCGCGCGCCGCGCGAGGATTTCGAGATCAACGCCCTGGGTACGCTCAACGTGCTGGAAGCCGCGCGCCGCTGCTCACCCCCGCCGATCGTGGTCTTTGCCTCGACCAACAAGGTCTATGGCGCGCTGGAACACCTGGCGATCGAAGAACAGGCCACGCGCTATGCCCTGCGCGATCTGCCGACAGGCATCGACGAAACGCAGCCGCTCGATTTCCACTCGCCCTATGGCTGCTCCAAAGGCGCCGCCGACCAGTACGTGCGCGACTACCAGCGCATCTACGGCCTGCCGACGGTAGTGTTTCGCCAGTCCTGCATCTACGGGCCGCGCCAGATGGGCGTCGAGGACCAGGGCTGGGTCGCCTGGTTTGTGATCGCCGCGCTGACCGGTCGTCCGATCACGATCTACGGCACCGGCAAGCAGGTGCGCGACCTGCTCTACATCGACGATCTGGTGGAGGCCTTGCTGCTGGCCGTCCGCCACAGCGCGGTGACCGCCGGCCAGATCTACAACATCGGCGGCGGCGCGGCCAACGCCATTTCGGTTTGGTGGGAGCTACAGCCGCTGCTGGAAGCCGTGCTGCAGCAGCCCCTGCCGACGCCGCGCTTCGAACCCTGGCGCCCCGGCGATCAGCCGATCTTCGTGGCCGATACGCGCAAGGCGTTGCGCGACTTCGGCTGGCAGCCGCGCACCGCGATCGCAGACGGGCTCCAGCGCCTGGTCGCCTGGGCACGCGCACACCGCACGCTGTTCGATCGCCTGGAGGCACGATGA